The Punica granatum isolate Tunisia-2019 chromosome 4, ASM765513v2, whole genome shotgun sequence sequence GGCATTTTGGTACCACGAATAGCAAACGGAGTGGATAAGGTTACAAATAGTCCCAGCCTTTAATTATGTTAACGTCGTTCTTTAATTCCTAGGCTGTCGGTCGTGGCTGGAAGCCTAGAAGGGATAGTATCGTAGCTATCCGCATTAATACGTCCCTCTCCCAAACTAGCCGATCGATCCCACAGTTGAATGATGAATTACCCTCCTAAGAATTTACGCTAATTAATTGATTGGATGTATTTTCTGTTAAGCGCATTAGTTGACCTGTACTTGATTAACTATGTATGGGCCGGTGAGCCTCGTAAAGAACGAGGAAACCTAACTAACTATACAAGACCTAAAtcgggaaagaaaaaagtaattgaaaaatacGACCTAAACCTGTTAATTATTCCGTGcagctatatatattaaaccCTTTGTTCTGTAGTTTTATAAAGTTCATTAACCGGAAAAATACCAGTTTCCAGCGGATACTAATTAGATTAACGAGAGGATTTGGGGAATTCTCCTTCTAATTTATGCTAATTAGTTGATTGGATATTACGTAAACTATGTCATGGCTTTTATGTGGTTCAACAATGATGTGTAGATTGTTTGCATTTCTCTTCCAGAAATGACTGAGCGATATGGCAGAAGTCGATTTTCTAGTTGGGGTGTGAGCAAAAACTGGAAAACCGAGGTCGGTGAAATCTGACCCGACATAATATTGACAAAATCAAAAGCTGAAAACCGTTGATAAATTTTGGGCAGTTTCCATGAGTATATTTGGTTCTTGGTTCAGGTTTTGTGTTCAGGAACGAAATGCATCCCCAATATAGTAAGCTCAACCACTACCTAGTCATCCAATCCACAACAAAATTCCCTTCTCGGGATGACTTTCTTCGACCTGCCAATCATGCGATAAGAATGATCGGATGTATGCCCTCACAAGAGGCAACGGCTGAGGCGTACAAGTACTTCCCATCAAGAGACGAGAAACAATACGCCGACCAAGTTGATGAAGCTCCAGAATCACCATGAAAAGAAGACTAAttctgatttttaaaattgctcGAGTGgcgtaataatatatttaaggGCAACTCTATTTTCCCTAtgtttataaataatatatcaaCCATACATACGATTTTCTTGACCAAAATTACGCGCATTTATGTTTCCAGAAAACAAGGAAAACTTTTCCAAGAGTTCAATTTTCTCTTCTTGATTCATGATTGAAAGTATTTGGCATGAATAATATACTCATTAATTTTCCAGTTGAcaggatttttctttttgtgacGAAAATTGATGGGAAAAAGGCAAATTGGATGGAATCTGACAGACATATTTGAGGTTACAAATAGTCCCAgcttttaattatataatgtcGTTCTTTAATTCAAAGGCTGTCGGTCGCGGCCGGAAGCCTAGAAGGGATAGTATCTTAGCCATCCGCATTAATACGTCCCTCTCCCGCACTAGCCGATCGATCCCATAGTTGAATGATGAATTGCTCTCCTAAGAATTTACACTAATTAGTTGATTAGATGTACTTTTCTGTTAATTACGTAGGGTCCGGTGAGCCTCGTAAATGAGGAAACCTAAATAACTATACAAGACCTAAAtcgggaaagaaaaaagtactTGAAAAATTCCATTAATGAGAATCAAATGCaaaacatattaattattcCATGCcgctatatatattaaatccTTTGTTCCCTAGTATTACAAAGTTCATTGAGCGGAAAAATACAAGTTTCCAGCAGATATTAGTTAGATTAACGAGAGGATTTGGGGAATTCTCCTTCTAATTTATGCTAATTAGTTGATTGGATATTACGTAAGCTATGTCATGGCTTTTATGCGGTTCAACAATTATGTGTAGATTATACGCATTTCTCTTCTAGAAATGACTGAGCCATACGGCAGAAGTCGATTTTCCAGTTGGTTCAGGTTTCGCGTTCAAGAACGAAATGCATTCCCAATATAATAAGCTCAACCACCACCTTGTTATCCATTCCGCAGCAAAATTCCCTTCTCGGAATGACTGTTTTCGACCTGCCAATCACGCGATAAGAATGATCGGATGTATGCCCTCACAAGAAGCAACAGCTGAGGCGTACACGTACTTCCCATCAAGAGACGAGAAACAATACGCCGACCAAGTCGATAAAGCTCCCGAATCACCATGAAAGGAACACTATAtctgatttttaaaattgctcGAGTGGCGTAATAATATATTCAAGGGCAACTCTATTTTCCCTAtgtttataaataatatatcaaCCATACATACGATTTTCTTGACCGCAATTACGCGCATTTATGTTTCCAGAAAACAAGGAAAACTTTTCCCAGAGTTCAATTTTCTCTTCTTGATTCATGATTGAAAGTATTTGGCATGAATAATATACTCATTAATTTTCCAGTTGAcaggatttttcttttttgtgacGAAAATTGAGGGGGAAAATGGCAAATTGGATGGAATCAGACAGACGTATGAGGAGTGAAACCATAAATTGTGCACTAACCCGGATAACTTCAATCAATTCAAGTAAGCACATTTGTATTGTACGTATTGCATATGTATATCCCATAATTATAGTTGCTTCAGTAGTCGCTTTAACCCTATGTTTGGGAGTAAAAGAAATGGATAGACGATTTAGATGATGATAAAGCTTTTACATATAACTATATTCAAGACCCGGGCATGGGCATATGCGCGAGCTAAACTCGTTGGACATATTGAAGACACTGGTGACCTCCCATAGAAAATTAGttgttcaaatttttattttgcaacaatatatatggttaaaatttatcttttattaatgATATTTTGATTAAAATCTTTTAGTTATTTTGGTACAGATTGAAAAATGTCttgtaaaatttatatttgttcATTTTCAACAAAAATTTGAAGTTTCTCCGACTGGTAGAATAAGAGCTTTGATTTTAGTCTTGGAAGATGATGAGGGCCTATGTACAGAAATAGTGAGTTTTGTTAACCTCGTATAGATCTTTTGAGTTTCATTAATAGTGTGacatagtaataataataataataataataatatacatgTGGCCTGATTtgtaaaaattcaataatcaCTCGACGATGGCCTATCTATATCCTACATGGTATCGTCCAAAGAGCATGATATCGTCCCAAGAGCATTGCTTCGGCTTTTTATAgatgtaaataaattaaagcttTTGTGATTGAAAGAGAGTTTGAATAGTAGTGTTTGTTAATGGCAAATGTCATCTCTTTATGCGGTGCATTAATTTTTAGTTCGTTACTTTTGTTGGGAAGAATTTTCAACGGGAGTAGTCAATCTCTTGCATCGAAGTTTCGCAAAACTGTCCCGTGGAACAGGTAATTAATTAGGTCGTAGTCCAAGTATGTCGCAAGAAAATTCAAACATGTGCGTAGTACGTCGGTGCAATGGATTCACGCCATTTGTTCTTAATGTTATCATCAAACACACACTGGATATATGCAAGAAACACTTGTACTCACCAATACGTGATTAAATCTCACGTCTCACGGGATTACCACCATCTCATATTCTTAAAGCCTCCTAGAAGATAATTCATGCATATATCTTAAGACTTTATGAAGATAATAATGCGTCTGTGGCTATTATTCTTTTGGAAATGGCTGAGCAATTTATCTACATTTACGTAATTTGTGACAATTTCTCTCTTTACATAGTGTGCGCTATATGATATTTGAAACTCCAATTGGTTCAACTAATCTAGATTCGAGCCGGCAAATTAAAGGATAAAATTCCTCTCTATAATCaagtttttttcatttaattttttttttgtgattcTACCTTGTCAATTGGAgtgagaaaaaaatcaattagattgcaataaatttcttaaataaagTGTTAATCACATGGAAAATTATCATAGTTATTGCTAAATGTAAGAATTCTATTGATTTTTTCTCATCActctatattaatatataaattatttaagaaatttttatttataatactcgaatcaattttttttttaaggaaaaaaacaagTCTCCAATCATCTCAACAAAAGTTGACGTTACCCAGCAAAAGTCGACATTACCACACAAAAGTCGATCTTacccagccaaaaaaaaaaaaaaaacaaaaacaagagTCGACATTTCTGTCACTTTCTTTGTACTTAAGAAATTTCACTTAGGCATGTAAAGTACGTTTTCATCCTGGTATACTCCTCatttaaatttcatatatGTTAAAATTTCATATGACTATTCATTATGACTGGTCAATTTATACTTTTCACCAGCACCAgtgctatatatatgtatgtgcgAGTGGAGAGGGAACATCGAGTTCTTATTGAGAAAAACCTCGTCACACACAAAAAGAGTGACAGATTAGAACAAACACCATGGCTCTCCTATCTTACTCGTTGCCATCCATCCTTCTAATTGTCGCAACGTCCTTGCATGCAACAAACGCTGTGGAATATGTTGTCTCCAACACCGTCCCGAACACCGAAGGTGGCGCCATCTTCAGGGACAAGCTCGGGCATGATTACGCCCGCCAGACGATGGCCTCCGCATCGGAGTTCATCTGGCAGACCCTTCGACAGCCCAACGAGGCCGATCGCAAGCCCATAGCCAGGGTGACCCTCGTGGTGGAAAATTTCGAGGGTATCGCATATGCCATCAATAATGAGATTCATGTCAGCGCTAATTCCTATATCCGGAATATCAAGGGCGATATCAAGACTGATTTTAATGGTGTACTGTACCACGAGATGACCCACATATGGCAGTGGGACGGCAAGAGGCAGGGGCGTGCCCCGAACGTGACAGAAGGGGTGGCGGATTTCGTGAGGCTGAGGGCGAACTATGCCCCCCCGACCTGGCCGCCTCGAGGGTCTGGCCAGTTCTGGCACGAAGGGTATGCAGTGACAGCCTATTTCTTGGATTACTGCGAAGGCCTCAAGAACGGTTTCGTGGCCGACCTCAACATGAAGATGAAGGACGGATACAATGACTCATTCTTTATGGAGTTGTTGGGAAAGCCGGTGGATCAGCTCTGGAGCGAGTACAAGGCTCGGTATGGAAATTGAAGCTAGTCGCGCCGCCACAAGTGTCTTTGATGGTATTGTTACCTATAAGACCGCACAATTGATCGGATAACATAGACATACTTACAATAAGATTGTATATCTGATCAATGCAGAAAAGAAATAGGCATCTTGTATTGCTAAAACGTGAAACAGCGCCTTTATGATGTCACCATGCGTGATCAAGGTAAGTAAATAAATACGCCACTTTATTGAAACATTATTATCTATAACTCCACTtcatttcaattataaataattatatttatttagaattgtaataattgtattgttgaattatgagaaaaaataatgaatagtttggAGAAGGTAACGACTAtgttataaaattatgaaaaatgtaataaataattgagagaacttagtattaaaaattaaattgaacggtaattaagataaaaaaaattgaataaaaatgaaaaaaaagagtaataattgtgttattgaattgaaaataccGGCCTgtttaattttacaatttttttaactctattccatttaactctacttatcttcaattcaacaatacaattattactttttccattttcttcaatttttttaaccattcatttcagtttttaatactaaattctctcaactattcattactttttccgcaatttaacaatacaatcattattttttctcaacaaTTCATTACTTGttctacaattcaacaacacaatcattactttctctcaactattcattacttgtttcataattcaacaatataatcattactttatctcaactatttattactttttcacactttttctcataatttaacaaaataattattacaaaccaattaaaattaaaattaaactataaaaccaaacataaCATTAATCATTATGCAAGAGACAGACATATGCTATTATTCTAGATCCCATACCTGGGGCCAAAGtcaattttgtttttggcTAGTGGCGCACCGGCGAGTGGAAACAGTCAAAGTCAATTGGgctctttcttcctttctttcacgAGAGAAAGTCATTTGGCCCTTCAATTTATCTTATCCTCAATTTATTGCGGGGTTCCCTTacttatttctaaaatataaaaaaattaataaaaaaatgagacttaaaattagaaaattaattgatatgATATTGTGGATGATATTATTGTTAGCACCCAATTTTAGTCCACCGGCTCTagggggcaaaatcgtcattttgccacccgtaagggaagtatttccgattaattactcgagtattcGCGACTTTTTGGAAACAGTAAATTTCCCTaaatttaacaccaattttatgataattcaaaaataatgTTATTTGGGacattttcgaatttcgcgtacattgacgttaattttcaaaattcgaaacaaaattcgagattgaaaataattttattgcataatatcgatcaacgaatttttctgagcacgatggcggtctcgaatcatttttccgacgtccgatcaagaagacgaaattttcaattttgtacgCGCGTCGAACTCgaattccaaaaaaaaaaagttagaaCCGGTCAGAAGTCAAACGACTTCTGACCGTTGACTCGATGCCCCCCAggttcctgttcttcttcttcctcctttcctctcagttttcttttcttttttttttcttcctccttGCAGGGACGACCGAGCCCGTGACCGCTGCCGCGCCTCCTGACCCGAGCCTGCCACACGCCAACGGATTTCGTGCAcgccgactctctctctctctctctctctctctctctcgattttcCGGAACAAAAACCCGCGGCTCGGGATTTGGAAAACGGACAAACGAAAAAATCCCGGAGCTCGCCGATTCtctcaaaaaagaaatctccACAGCTCACGACCCTCAGCTCTCTCTA is a genomic window containing:
- the LOC116202800 gene encoding uncharacterized protein LOC116202800; the protein is MALLSYSLPSILLIVATSLHATNAVEYVVSNTVPNTEGGAIFRDKLGHDYARQTMASASEFIWQTLRQPNEADRKPIARVTLVVENFEGIAYAINNEIHVSANSYIRNIKGDIKTDFNGVLYHEMTHIWQWDGKRQGRAPNVTEGVADFVRLRANYAPPTWPPRGSGQFWHEGYAVTAYFLDYCEGLKNGFVADLNMKMKDGYNDSFFMELLGKPVDQLWSEYKARYGN